In the genome of Girardinichthys multiradiatus isolate DD_20200921_A chromosome 7, DD_fGirMul_XY1, whole genome shotgun sequence, one region contains:
- the LOC124870998 gene encoding interferon-induced protein 44-like isoform X1, with product MKLVLLTCLCERNISNILCHFNVFQFNQVSPVTKNDPGYNKSPSADDRVHVLVCVVSANTPQIKSSVLEKMKSVRETASELGIPQMAMMTHIDDACGEIEKDLKTVYKSKYLRKKIKDFSAAVGIPINCIFPVKNYSEEIDLNDDVDFLVLSALKKMVDFGDDFIEKNC from the exons ATGAAATTAGTCCTCCTAACATGTTTGTGTGaaagaaacatttcaaacattctttgtcattttaatgttttccagTTCAACCAAGTTTCTCCAGTAACTAAAAATGATCCAGGCTATAACAAAAGCCCCTCTGCTGACGACAGAGTTCATGTCCTGGTCTGTGTGGTGTCTGCCAACACTCCACAGATTAAATCAtcagttctggagaagatgaaaagcgtcagagaaacagccagtGAACTGG GAATTCCTCAAATGGCCATGATGACCCACATTGATGATGCATGTGGTGAAATTGAGAAAGACCTGAAAACTGTGTACAAGAGCAAATACCTGAGGAAAAAG atAAAGGACTTCAGTGCAGCAGTGGGAATCCCCATCAACTGCATCTTTCCTGTGAAGAACTACAGTGAAGAAATCGACTTAAACGATGACGTTGACTTTCTGGTCCTGAGCGCCTTGAAGAAAATGGTCGACTTTGGAGACGACTTCATCGAGAAAAACTGTTGA